The nucleotide window TGTTCGGGATGGTGCATCGCGCCTCGCGGCAGCTCGAGGTGCAGCGCCGGAACCTCGAGCGTCAGGCCATCGCGCTCAGCGGCGCCAACCTGGAGCTACGCGAGGCGCAGAAACAGCTCCGGGCGGCCGAGCGGCTTGCAGCCATCGGCGAGGTGAGCGCAGCGGTCGCCCACGGAATCCGCAACCCGCTCGCCAACATCCGCGCTGCGGCGCAGGTCGCGCTCGACCGCGTGATCGACCGCGCGGTCACGGAGAAGTATCTCGCCAGCATCATGGCCGAGGTGGACCGGCTGGGGCGCTGGCTCCGAGCCCTGCTCGACTCGGTCCGCCCGTTCGAGCTGAGGGCGGCGAGCATGGATCTCGGCGCCGTGCTGGAGGAAGTGCTCTCCCTCCTGGGCGAACGCATCGCCAGCCGGCAGGTCACGGTGGAGCGCCACCTGGCTCCTGATCTTCCCCGGTTGGTGGCTGACGAGGTCCAGCTCCAGCAGGCCTTCCTCGGGGTGCTGGAGAACGCGGTGGACGCGCTGTCCGCCGGCGGTGTGCTGCGGGTGCAGGCGGAACGCCTGGTCCGCGATGGCCAGTCGTGGGTCCGGGTGACGATCCAGGACACGGGCGAAGGTATTCCGCAGGAGCGGCTCGGGCACATCTTCGAGCCCTTCTACACGACCAAGAACCACGGCACGGGGCTCGGCCTGGCCATTACACGGCGGGTCGTGGAAGGCCACGGGGGTTCGGTAGAGGTCGAGAGCAAGCGCGGGGTCGGGACCACGGTCCTGATCACTCTGCCGGTCGAGAGCGGGCCGCCGCCGGGGTCATGATCCCATCGGTGTCGGCTCGCCGAGGCGCCACCCGCGTGCCACAGGCGGCGCGGCTCCGTCCCCGTCGAACAGGGGCGGCAGGAGGTCCGCCGCGCCGTGGCGCTCGAGGTCCCTGATCCGCTGGATGAACGCATGCGCCTTCGCGCCGCCGGCCACCGGCTCGATCAGGAGCCGCGCTTTCCGTTCGATCTCGTCCGTCCCGAGCGGCCGGGCCGGATCACCCTTCGGGACCCCGACACGCCGGCGATACGCGCGACCGTCCACCGTCTGCACCTCGACCTCGGCCGGCATCTCGCCGGTGTCCTCGAAGGCCGCCGTCATCGCGGGGTCCTCGACGAGCTCGACCTGCCGCGCAGTCGCCAGGATGCGCGGGTCGCGGATGTCCTTCTCGTCCATGCCCGCGGCCGGCGACCGGTCGTGCAGCTCGAGCGCGATCACGTACGGCAACGCGAACTGCGCGTCGATGATCGTCTGGGGCGCCGGGAGGTTGAAGGCGCCCGCGACCTCCGCGAACGTCCGCACGCGCACGCGCGCGACGTCGGCGGCGGACACGCCGTGGGCGGCGCGGAGGTGCGCGATCGCTTCCACCGCCGTGTGCGTCTAGCGGCAGCACGCGAAGGGCTTCAGCGCGACCTCCTCGAGGTGATAACGCTCGCCGAGTCCCTCGACCAGCACCCGCTCGTCGAACCGGCCCGATCCGCCCATCACCCAGAACCCGCGTGGCCCGTCGAGGAACGTCCGGTTGCCGAGGACGCCGCACCGCGTGAGCTGCGGGGCGAGGACCGCCCCCATGCTGGCCCAGCCGAAGTTGTTCTTGATCTGGCTGCGCGGCCGCTCCGCGAGCGGCAGACCGGACTTCCGCGAACAGCTGCATGATCTGCCGCCCGAGCTTGAGCTGCGTCCCGCCGATCGCGCAGCCGAGCGCGTCGAGCATCAGCGCCTTCGCCCGGGTCACCACCGAGGGCGGCAGGTCCTCGTACCGGACCCGCGCGACGAATCGAGCGATCTCTCGGGTGGGACCGCCCTCGCTCGGTGTCATCGCGCCCCCTCTCCCGCCTGGCTCGGCGAAATCCACCTCTGGCCCCCGCTAGTATAGTCGGTTACGGTAGGCGAGGCTGAGACGACAACGTACGCGCGCGGAGGAGGCCCCGAATGGAGGCTGGAACTGCGAAGAATGTCGAGACACTCATCGAGACGTTGAAGGGAAACCGCTTCAGCCCGGTGGAGTTCGTGGGAGATCGTGGCGCGGCGGCCGACCTGGTGCTCGGCATGATCCCCCTGGAGGCGACCGTCGGAGCTCCCGGCTCCACCACCGTCAGGCAGCTCGGCATCGTGGCGCGCCTCAGAGAGCGGGGGACGGCGGTCGTCGACCCTCTCGTGCCGAGCGACCTGCCGGTGGAGGAGGTCCACCGGCAGAGCCTGCGCGCCGATGTCTTGCTGGCCAGCAGCAACGCCCTGACCCTGGACGGCAAGCTGGTAAACATCGATGGCGTGGGGAACCGGGTGGGGGGCATGATCTTCGGGCCGAGGAAGGTCATCCTGGTCATCGGGACGAACAAGATCGTCCGGGATGTGAACGAGGCGCTTGACCGGATCAAGAACGTCATCGCCCCCTATCACGCCAGGACGAAGGGCAGGAGGACGCCGTGCGCGACGAAGGGGTACTGTACTGACTGCAGGTCACCAGAGCGGATGTGCAATGTCACCACCATTATCGAGAAGAAACCCAGGCTCACCGATGTCGCCATCGTCCTCGTGGGCGAGGACCTGGGCCTGGCATGGCAACCGGACTGGCCCGAGGCACGCCGGGAGAGAATCGCCGCGGCCTATCGCGAGACCAGGATCGGGTATAGAAGCGGCCTCTAGCACAGAGACAGCTGGGGTCACCGGCCCCACCCGCGCGACGCTCCAGGTCGGAAGGGCCGCCCCGCGCACACTCATGTCCGACACGCCCCTGGCGCTGGCAGTCGGCACCCGCCTCTCGGTGGGGTGAGACGCCTCATCGTGCCGGGGCCCGGAGGAGGGCACGCAGATGTCGGCGCACGACAAGAACGCCCGGCTCGACCGTCTCCTGGCCGGCGAGGGACCCGTGGTGGCTCCCGGGGTTGCCGATGCGCTCGGTGCCCGCCTCGTCGAGGTCAGTGGCTTCGACGCGGTCTATATGTCGGGCTTCGCCGTCGCCGGCAGCCTGGCCAAGCCCGATGTCGGCGTGCTGAGCATGAAAGAGGTGCTCGATCGCGCCGCGCAGATCGCCGACAGCGTCGCGATCCCCCTCCTCGTCGACGTCGACGACGGGTACGGGAACGCCGTGAACGTCGTCCGTACCGTGCGCGAATTCGAGCGAGCCGGCGTCTCGGGCCTCCAGCTGGAGGACCAGCGGACGCCGAAGCGGTGCGGCGTGCTGGCCGGCAAGACACTGATCACGCGTCGGGAGATGGTCGGCAAGATCAAGGCCTGCACCGACACGCGCAGGGATCACAACCTCAAGGTCATTGCCAGGACGGATGCGATCGGGCTCGAGGGCCTCGACCGCGCGATCGAGCGCAGCATCGCCTATCGTGACGCGGGAGCCGACCTGCTGATGTTCTCAGGTCCGAACGGGGAAGAGGACGTCTCGAAGATCCTGGAAGCGGTCCGGCACCCCCTCGCGTACATCAACGCCGACCCGGCCCCGAACCGGCCGGCGATCGCGGTGCCACGCCTCGGACTGCTCGGCGTGAAGCTCGTGGTGTTTCCCCTGACGATCCTCTTCAGCGCCGCGAGAGCCGCGCTGAACGTCCTGGCCGAGATCAAGAAGGTCGGTTCCACGGATCACCTGCCGGGCGCCTTCGTGTCGTGGGAGCAGTACCACGACATCGTCGGGCTCCCGGAGGTGCGACGGATCGAGGCGACCTACGGAGGGTAGGGGGGGAAGGCGTCCCGCCTAGCGCTCCCAGCTCGCGATGGATTCGAACTGCGCACGCCAGAAGGCTTCGACCTTCAGCTCTCCCTTTCTGGCAAACCAATCCCTCTGCGCCGCCGCGAATTCGGGACTGGCCTCGTACTTCTGGAAGTCCTCGGCAGAGTCGAACTCGAAAATGGTGATGAAGCTGGGATAACCTTCCTTGGCCCCGATGATCGTCAGCTCATTCACTCCCGGAGTGCCCTTGGAGGTACCGGCGACTCGATAGCGAGTCGCTTTCCGTATCCCCTTGAACTTCATCGCCTCCGGGATGTGTGTTCCGGTGCACCACTCGTCATACGCATCCGCCTTCTCCGGGGGGGAGCTTGACTCCAACCAGGTTGATGAACGCCATACCGTGTTCCCTCCTAGCGGCTGATCTCCGACTTGAGCGCGGGAATGACGGCCTCTCCGATGAGGCGGATCGTCCGCAGCACCTTCGCGGGTTCGATTCCCGGCCACTGCACCCGGAAGAGGAAGTGATTGACGCCGAGGGCCGCGTGGAGCGATGTGATCGCCCGGATGCAGTCCGCCGGATTGCCGATGATGAACCGGTCGGTGAGCAATTGCTCCATGTTGTAGTAGTCGTCGACCTGCTCGCCGCTCCGGCGCTTCCACTGCGCATACGCGGAGTACTTATTGCGGAGGTACGGCTCGGCCTCGCCGCGCGCCGCCGTCCGGTCGGGCGCCACGTACGTCTCGGCGATCATCGCGATCTCGGGGTCGCCCGACTTCCCCGCGGCGACGCGCGCGTCCCGGTAGAGCTTCACCTGCCGCTGGACCTGCTGGAGCTCGTCGGTCGGCGTGATGATCCACGCGTCTCCGAGCCGCGCCGCGCGCTCCACCGCCACGTCCTTCTTCGCGCCGATCCAGATCGGCGGGTGAGGCTTCTGCACGGGGCGCGTCTTCGTCGTCACGTTCTCGACCTGGAAGTGCTCTCCCTGGAACGTCACCGAGTCCTCGGTCCAGAGCTTCTTCATCAGCGCGAGCGACTCCTCGAACCGCTGGACGCGCGCGCTCCGCTTGAGTCCGAACGCCGCGAATTCGTTGTCGCGGTACCCGAGGCCCACGCCGAGCACGAGCCGGCCGCCACAGATCGCGTCGAGGGTCGCGACGTGCTCCGCCATGTCGACCGGATGGTAGAGCGGGAGAATCAGCACCCCCGTACCGAAGATCATCCGGGGCCCCTCCGCCGCCAGCCGGGCGAGCAGGGCCAGCGGGTGGAAGTACGCGTACGGGTTGGCGAGCGCGTGGTGCGCGAAGAACACGGAGTCGAGCCCATAGGCGTACGCCGTCGCCACCTGCTCGGCGTGCTGGCGCACCTTCTCGGCGAAATCCTCGGTGGGGGAATGCTGCGCAGAGATGAGGAGGCCGTATTTCACGACGGCATCGTCCTTCCTTGATCCGGGGATGCGGCCCTCAGGGCCGGCATGACCTCGCGGCCGATCAGATGGATCGTCCTGAGGACCTTGTCTCGCTCCATCCCGGGCCACTCGACCCGGAACAGGACATGATCGACGCCCAGCCGCGTGTGCAGTGACTTCAGCATCACGACACAGCGCTCCGGGTCCCCGATGATGAAGCGTTCGGTGAAGAGCCGCTCCATGCCGGTCGATTCGTCGCCCCGCGTCCCCGTGCTCTTCCACCGGGCGTAAGCGCCGTACTTGTTGCGCAGGTACGGCTCGACGTCGCTCCGCGCGCTCGCCGCGTCAGGAGCCACGTACGTCTCGACCATCATCGGGATTCCCGAGTCCGCGTCCTTTCCGGCCTCCAGACGGGTCTCGCGGTAGAGCGTCAGCTGTCGCTCCATGAGCGCGAGCTCGTCGGTCGGCGTCAGCAGCCAGGCGTCGCCCACTCGGGCCGCGCGTTTCACGGCCGCGTCGGTATGAGCGCCGAGCCAGATCGGCGGACCTGGCTTCTGGACCGGCCTCGTCTTCGTGCTGACGTTGTCGATGTGGAAGTGCCGCCCGTGGAAGCTCACCGTGTCTTCGGTCCAGAGCTTCTTCAGCAGCACGAGCGCCTCTTCGAGCCGCGACGCCCGCGTGCGCCTGTCGACTCCAAACGCCCTGAACTCCTCGTCGCGATAGCCCAAGCCGACCCCGAGGATGAACTTGCCATCGCAGATCGCGTCGAGCGTCGCGATGTACTCCGCGAGCCCGACCGGATGGTAGAGCGGCAGCAACAGCACGGCGGTGCCGAACACCATTCCCGGCCCCTCAGCAGCCAGCCGGGCGAGCATCGGCAAGGGCTGCAGGTAGCTGTACGGTTCGGCCAGGAAGTGCTGGCCGAGGAAGACGGAGTCGAAGCCGAGCGCGTGCGCCAGCCGGACCTGCTCCACATGCTCGGCGACCTTGGCGACGGGAGAGTCCACCGCGAAATGCTGCGGCGACACGAACAGGCCGAATCTCATCTCGGCGCCTCGGGCCGACGCGCCCGTGCCTTCAATCACTCGGTCGCTGCGGAAAGCGCTGGTGGAAGATCTCCTCCGCGATCCGGTTCTTCAGGATCTCGACCGTGCCGCCCGCGATCATCCAGCCGCGGGTCCGGCGCATCAGGTACTCGAGCGGATACTCCGCCGAGTAGCCGTAGCCGCCGAGGACCTGCAGGCACTCGTTGGCGACCTCGAACCCCGCGGTGTTCGCGTAGGCCTTGGCGAGTGCCGTGTCGAGCGCGCTCGGCGCGCCGCGGTCGGCGTGGGTGGCGGCCCGGTAGAGCAGGAGCCGCGCCGCCTCGAGCTTCATCTTCATCTCGGCGAACTTCCACTGGATCCCCTGGAACTCGGCGAGCGGCCGGCCAAACTGCCGGCGCTCCGCCGCGTAGCCGACGGCGTAGTCGAACGCCGCCTGGCCGAGCGCGAGCGAGCGGGTCGCGTTGCCAAGCCGTTCAATGTTGAACGTCATGATCAGCCGGCCGAAGCCGCCCGCGGGCACGACGATCAGCTCGACGGGCACCGCGCACTCCTCGAAGTAGAGCGGCGTCCACCGCTCCCCCGACATGAAGTGCGCGGGCTCGCCCCTGCGGAAGCCCGGCGTGTCGCGCGGCACGAGCACGGCGCCGATGCCGCGGACGCCGGGGCCGAAGCGCACGTAGACGAGGAACAGGGTCGCGTGAGGACCGTTGGTCGTGAAGACCTTCTGCCCGTTGATGACGACCCGATCACCCTCGATTCGGGCGCTCGTGCGGAGATCGGTCGCCGCCGAGCCCGCCTCCGGCTCCGTGAGCCCGACGGCCATCAGCGCCTCCCCCGCCAGCAACGCGGGCAGGAAGGTCGCCTTCTGCGCCGCCGTCCCCCATCCCGCGAGGATGCGGATCGCGCCGAAGTTGCCCGCGTGGACGACGTCGCCGCTTCGCGGACAGACCTGCGCCACCTGCTCGAGCGCGAGCACGGCGTCGAGGAGCTTGCCGCCCTGGCCGCCATCCGCCTCGGGGATCGTCAGGCCGAGGAGTCCGGCCCTGGCGAGCGTCCGTGCACGATCCCACGGGAAAGCGTCGCGCCGGGTCCAGTCCAGCGCGTCGGTGCGGAATTCACGCTCCGCCAGCTCACGCGCCGTCCGCTGGATCAGCTGCTGCTCGGGCGTGAGATCGAAATTCACGCGGCACCGACGGCGGCCCGGACTGCCGGAGCCACGTCCTTCGCGAAGAGCTCCATCGAACGCTGAACCGCCTCGAGTGGGATGCCCGGCGCGTGCATCCGGCAGATGAAGTGGCGGAAGCCGAGCTGCCGGTGGAAGGCGAGGATCCTCGCCGCGCACTCCGCGGGATCGCCGACGATGAACCGGTTCTCGGCGAAGCTCTCGAAGGTCACGTCCTCGGGTTTCATTCCACGGAACCGCGGGTGCCACTGGATATAGGTGTGCCGGTAGAGCCCGAGGAAGGCCTCGCCCGCGACCTTCAGCGCTTCCGCGCGCGTCTGGCCCACGAACACCTCGCGGGAGACCACGATCTCCCGGTCGCCGGCCGGGACCCCCGCCTCGCGCACCGCCTCCCAGTACGCCGCCGTGCCTCGCGCCAGCTCGTCGAGGTCTCCGGCGGGGCTGGCGACCCAGGCGTCGGCGATGACGGCCGCGCGGCGGATCGCCTTGTCGACGGCGGCACCGATCCATATCCGCGGGCGCGGGCGCTGGACCGGGCGGGGATGGATCGTGACGCGTGGAACCGTGTGGAAGTGGCCTTTCACGGTCACCTCCTCGGTCGTCCAGAGCG belongs to Candidatus Rokuibacteriota bacterium and includes:
- a CDS encoding LLM class flavin-dependent oxidoreductase, with translation MRFGLFVSPQHFAVDSPVAKVAEHVEQVRLAHALGFDSVFLGQHFLAEPYSYLQPLPMLARLAAEGPGMVFGTAVLLLPLYHPVGLAEYIATLDAICDGKFILGVGLGYRDEEFRAFGVDRRTRASRLEEALVLLKKLWTEDTVSFHGRHFHIDNVSTKTRPVQKPGPPIWLGAHTDAAVKRAARVGDAWLLTPTDELALMERQLTLYRETRLEAGKDADSGIPMMVETYVAPDAASARSDVEPYLRNKYGAYARWKSTGTRGDESTGMERLFTERFIIGDPERCVVMLKSLHTRLGVDHVLFRVEWPGMERDKVLRTIHLIGREVMPALRAASPDQGRTMPS
- a CDS encoding LLM class flavin-dependent oxidoreductase, with the translated sequence MKYGLLISAQHSPTEDFAEKVRQHAEQVATAYAYGLDSVFFAHHALANPYAYFHPLALLARLAAEGPRMIFGTGVLILPLYHPVDMAEHVATLDAICGGRLVLGVGLGYRDNEFAAFGLKRSARVQRFEESLALMKKLWTEDSVTFQGEHFQVENVTTKTRPVQKPHPPIWIGAKKDVAVERAARLGDAWIITPTDELQQVQRQVKLYRDARVAAGKSGDPEIAMIAETYVAPDRTAARGEAEPYLRNKYSAYAQWKRRSGEQVDDYYNMEQLLTDRFIIGNPADCIRAITSLHAALGVNHFLFRVQWPGIEPAKVLRTIRLIGEAVIPALKSEISR
- a CDS encoding MmgE/PrpD family protein, with protein sequence MEAIAHLRAAHGVSAADVARVRVRTFAEVAGAFNLPAPQTIIDAQFALPYVIALELHDRSPAAGMDEKDIRDPRILATARQVELVEDPAMTAAFEDTGEMPAEVEVQTVDGRAYRRRVGVPKGDPARPLGTDEIERKARLLIEPVAGGAKAHAFIQRIRDLERHGAADLLPPLFDGDGAAPPVARGWRLGEPTPMGS
- a CDS encoding acyl-CoA dehydrogenase family protein — protein: MNFDLTPEQQLIQRTARELAEREFRTDALDWTRRDAFPWDRARTLARAGLLGLTIPEADGGQGGKLLDAVLALEQVAQVCPRSGDVVHAGNFGAIRILAGWGTAAQKATFLPALLAGEALMAVGLTEPEAGSAATDLRTSARIEGDRVVINGQKVFTTNGPHATLFLVYVRFGPGVRGIGAVLVPRDTPGFRRGEPAHFMSGERWTPLYFEECAVPVELIVVPAGGFGRLIMTFNIERLGNATRSLALGQAAFDYAVGYAAERRQFGRPLAEFQGIQWKFAEMKMKLEAARLLLYRAATHADRGAPSALDTALAKAYANTAGFEVANECLQVLGGYGYSAEYPLEYLMRRTRGWMIAGGTVEILKNRIAEEIFHQRFPQRPSD
- a CDS encoding LLM class flavin-dependent oxidoreductase, yielding MEFGLIPCKWDYGDAIREATLAETLGFDSVWAVEHHGDPLVCPSPLLALAGYATRTTRIKIGSYVVVLPLHHPVEVAEAGAFLDVMSNGRFVLGLGLGYRDEEFQLFGVPMRERVDRLVEGAEIIKALWTTEEVTVKGHFHTVPRVTIHPRPVQRPRPRIWIGAAVDKAIRRAAVIADAWVASPAGDLDELARGTAAYWEAVREAGVPAGDREIVVSREVFVGQTRAEALKVAGEAFLGLYRHTYIQWHPRFRGMKPEDVTFESFAENRFIVGDPAECAARILAFHRQLGFRHFICRMHAPGIPLEAVQRSMELFAKDVAPAVRAAVGAA
- a CDS encoding lactate utilization protein, with translation MEAGTAKNVETLIETLKGNRFSPVEFVGDRGAAADLVLGMIPLEATVGAPGSTTVRQLGIVARLRERGTAVVDPLVPSDLPVEEVHRQSLRADVLLASSNALTLDGKLVNIDGVGNRVGGMIFGPRKVILVIGTNKIVRDVNEALDRIKNVIAPYHARTKGRRTPCATKGYCTDCRSPERMCNVTTIIEKKPRLTDVAIVLVGEDLGLAWQPDWPEARRERIAAAYRETRIGYRSGL
- a CDS encoding isocitrate lyase/PEP mutase family protein — translated: MSAHDKNARLDRLLAGEGPVVAPGVADALGARLVEVSGFDAVYMSGFAVAGSLAKPDVGVLSMKEVLDRAAQIADSVAIPLLVDVDDGYGNAVNVVRTVREFERAGVSGLQLEDQRTPKRCGVLAGKTLITRREMVGKIKACTDTRRDHNLKVIARTDAIGLEGLDRAIERSIAYRDAGADLLMFSGPNGEEDVSKILEAVRHPLAYINADPAPNRPAIAVPRLGLLGVKLVVFPLTILFSAARAALNVLAEIKKVGSTDHLPGAFVSWEQYHDIVGLPEVRRIEATYGG